TTTGTCGATATCTTCAATCAGCCCATGAATGGTATGGCTCAATGCTTTAATTTCATTGGTGGTTTTTTTGGAAGCGCCTTCGCGGTTGGCAGCGGTGGATAGCCGGCGAATCGGCCCTAAGACATGTATGACCATCACAAAGAAAAGCAATGCCGTTAGGACGGTTACCGATAATATGGCGGCAAACGCGGTGATTCGGAGCTTGCGCGCCTGGCTGCTGCTCATGAGCTGGGCCTTATGGATCTGGTCCAGATGGATCTTTTTATAGGCATCACACAGTGCAAAAACCTCAAAAAACTGATTGCGGTCATCGCGATGGAGATGCGCGCCGGCGCTGCGCTCCCGGGCTTTATACAATTCAATGACCCGGTCCTTGGCAGTGATGTAATCCGTATACTTGCGTTCGATCTGTTCAATGGCGATTTTTTGCTCTTCATTTTCAACCAGCAGGCGGGTACGGGCGAGCCGTTCCGTGAAAATCTGGCGATATTCCCCCAGGCGGCGCAGCCAGGCGGGGTCGCCGTCCATAAAATAATAGGAGACAAATCCTTTTTGATTGACCAGGGCTGCTTCCAGCGACTGGGCGGACTGAAAAGCGACGAGATTTTTATCGATAATGGCGGCGAGCACCCGCTCCATCCGATAAGAATACCACATGGAAACGGCCCCGCCCAGAAATGTAATCAACACCAGGGCGGCCAGAAGGGTATAGATTCGGCTGCGCAGGCTCATTCGGTTCCACATATCTTATCCTGCAAGGGTTACAGGCATCCCCATCAGCGGCCAGATAACCAGCGCTGCAAACGCCACGACCAGCATCAGGATAATGCTGGCCGGTATGCCGTACATGAAGAATTCACCGCTGGTAAACTGTTTGGAGTCATAGGCGATGGCATTGGGGGCTGCGCCCACCAGCAGCAGGAACGGCATGCCGGCGGTTGTCAGCGAGGCATAAAAGATAACCTCGGGCGCCACCCCCAGATAGGGGGCGATCACCAGCGCCACCGGCAGCGAGATGGCGATGGCCGCTACATTCATGATAAAATTGGTCATGACCATGACAAAGAAGGCGATACCCATCACAAAAATAAACCAGTTGGCTTTTTTGAAAATGACCAGCCAGTTTATCGCCAGCCATTGGGCGGCCCCAGTTTCCCAGAGGCAAAAGCCGATGCTCATGGCCCCGCCGAAGAGCAGGATGATATTCCAGGGGATCTCCTCCAGGTCGTCGATACCCAGAATGCCGGTAACAAAAAACAGAATCGAGGAGAGCAGGATAATGGCGGTTTTATCAAGGGGTTCCAGAAAGGCGACAAAAGACCGTAATGACAACGTTAAAATACAGGCAAAAACGATCAGGGCGGCGGTAATTTCCTTACGGGTGACGGATCCCAGTTCGGCATGGAGCTGTTGGGCTCTTGCTCTCAAACCGGGGATGGTTTTCTTTTCGGGTTTGCACATTACCAGAAAGAAACCCCATAAGATAATGACCATCAGCCACCCCACCGGCAGCATATAGTAGCTCAACTCAAAAAAGGAAATATTTCTGCCGACGATGTCGTTAAAAAAACCGATGGCAACGGCGCCCCGGGCCGCCCCCAGCAGGGTGACGATACTGCCGGCGCCGGCCACATAGGCCATACCGATAAAGAGTCCCTTGCCGAAGCGGGTCGGTTTGCTGCCTTCACCGTAAAGACTGTAAACCGACAACAGCAGGGGATAGATCGTGGCGGCAACCGCGGTGTGGGCCATTACCAGGGTCAGGCCGGCGGTGACGGCAAAGCACCCCAGATAGATCATGCTGGTTTTTTCCCCGACGATGACCAGCATCTTGTAGGCCAGGCGCCGGGTCAGGCCGGTTTTGGTAAACACCAGGCCGATCATGATGGAGGCGAAGATAAACATGACCGACGGGTCCATGAAATTCTGGAAAACGGTTTTGGCCGGGCGGATCACAAAAAGGGCCTGGAGAACGCCGATGGTGATGCTGGTGATGCCGATGGGCAGGACTTCAAAAACCCACCACGTGCCGGCCAGCAGAAAAACCGCCAGGGCCCCCTTGCCTTCGCGGGTCAAGACAAAGTTTTTACCGGCGGGGTCAATCGCATCGGCCCAGGGCGGCGCGTAGTAAACGATGATAAATAACAGGATGCCGACAGCAAGAAATAAAAATTTTCTGCGATTCTCTTTCACTTGCGCTTCGGTGGGATTCAAGTCGCGGGTCATATATAGCGTCTCCTAAGTAAATAACAGTAGTCAGCTTTTAACGGTTTTCCGGAGGATATTAAATTTCACAGGTTTTGATAGTAGTGCAAATCTCATGAAAAACGTCCGTCACTCTCAAGATGCCGACGATTTCCTTTTCTCTGGTAACCAGCAGCGACTGGTGGTGTCCGACGATCAGTTGGTGGATGCCCTGGTCCAGGGTGGCGCTTTCTTCAATATATTCGCCTTCCGTCGGGGTATACATGAAGTCCTTGACCTTTGTCGAGCCTGCCTTTTTACAGATATCATCCAGGGGCTTGTTCCACAGGTTGAATTGATCCATCATTTTTTTCAGAAACTGACGGCTGTATCCCAGCCGGGATATGGATTTCGTGTCCTCAATCTGTTCATATTTCGGCTCCAACGCCTTTAAGATATCCAGCTGGCTGACTTTTCCCACAATCTGTTTGTTATTGTCGTATACCAGTATGGCCCGATGGCGATACTGGGACTGGTTGAACTCCTGCTGGGCCTTCTCCAAGGCTATAATTGCTTCAAACATGGTTGCATTTTCGGGTACCGTGGCATATTGCGCCAGGGGTACCATCACCTCTTTAACAGTACGAGATTTCATAAGATCCTCCTGAGCCTTCCCGAATAATTAACCCTAAAAAAAGACGGTTGCATTGCGTTATTTTGTCTGGCACTACCAGCCGCGCTGTTTGATAATATTCTGAATTTCAGCCTGCTGAATGCGTTCATCATGTTCCTGCTTGACCTTTGCCGCGCTGTTGATTTTTTTCACGAGATCTTCCGTTTCCGTCGGTTTCATCAGATAGTCATAGGCCCCCAGTTTCATGCCCTTGATGGCGGTTTCCACGACTTTGCCGTAGAATTTGGAATTGGTCTGGAAAATGCCGTCCCGGTTCACCAGAAAGGCGTCGCTTTCAGGGTCCAGCCCCATAGATGCGATGAGCATGTCGAATTTGTCGGTATCGATGGTTGCCCGCAGAATCCAGCTGGGGCCCTCTTCCGGCATGTGCTGGATGGCAATGGCGATGTGCGGGAGTTCACGGTACCCCATAAACACTTCGCTGATATAAGTGCCGCGGACCCGCGTTTCCTCAAACCAGGCCTGTTTGGAATAATCTTTACCCAAAAACCGGGCATAGGGGCCGGCATAGCTCACCTGGATGCCGTTGCTGTCAAAAAGACCCAGATCGATAAAACCGCCGAATTCAGTTTTCAGCGTTCGAAAGATACGACCGATCGTTCTGGCTTCG
This region of Desulfobacterales bacterium genomic DNA includes:
- a CDS encoding ATP-binding protein; the protein is MWNRMSLRSRIYTLLAALVLITFLGGAVSMWYSYRMERVLAAIIDKNLVAFQSAQSLEAALVNQKGFVSYYFMDGDPAWLRRLGEYRQIFTERLARTRLLVENEEQKIAIEQIERKYTDYITAKDRVIELYKARERSAGAHLHRDDRNQFFEVFALCDAYKKIHLDQIHKAQLMSSSQARKLRITAFAAILSVTVLTALLFFVMVIHVLGPIRRLSTAANREGASKKTTNEIKALSHTIHGLIEDIDKTYNELEKSREHLLQAEKLALVGKLAAGMAHSIRNPFTSVKMRLFSLARSLQLTDTQKEDLAVVSEEIRHIDTIVQNFLEFSRPPKLKMQPISPSSVVDSAIQMLEHRLKSYDVTLRVVREFPLPDIQADPEQLKEVIANLIVNACEAVEKGGSIVIREEERLDAALGQAAVIHVSDNGPGISNAIREKVLQPFFTTKEEGTGLGLSIAVRIVEEHQGRLEFMSDSGKGTTFTIALPLRA
- a CDS encoding SLC13 family permease; this translates as MTRDLNPTEAQVKENRRKFLFLAVGILLFIIVYYAPPWADAIDPAGKNFVLTREGKGALAVFLLAGTWWVFEVLPIGITSITIGVLQALFVIRPAKTVFQNFMDPSVMFIFASIMIGLVFTKTGLTRRLAYKMLVIVGEKTSMIYLGCFAVTAGLTLVMAHTAVAATIYPLLLSVYSLYGEGSKPTRFGKGLFIGMAYVAGAGSIVTLLGAARGAVAIGFFNDIVGRNISFFELSYYMLPVGWLMVIILWGFFLVMCKPEKKTIPGLRARAQQLHAELGSVTRKEITAALIVFACILTLSLRSFVAFLEPLDKTAIILLSSILFFVTGILGIDDLEEIPWNIILLFGGAMSIGFCLWETGAAQWLAINWLVIFKKANWFIFVMGIAFFVMVMTNFIMNVAAIAISLPVALVIAPYLGVAPEVIFYASLTTAGMPFLLLVGAAPNAIAYDSKQFTSGEFFMYGIPASIILMLVVAFAALVIWPLMGMPVTLAG
- a CDS encoding CBS domain-containing protein, translated to MKSRTVKEVMVPLAQYATVPENATMFEAIIALEKAQQEFNQSQYRHRAILVYDNNKQIVGKVSQLDILKALEPKYEQIEDTKSISRLGYSRQFLKKMMDQFNLWNKPLDDICKKAGSTKVKDFMYTPTEGEYIEESATLDQGIHQLIVGHHQSLLVTREKEIVGILRVTDVFHEICTTIKTCEI